The Saccharomyces mikatae IFO 1815 strain IFO1815 genome assembly, chromosome: 11 genome has a segment encoding these proteins:
- the ASH1 gene encoding DNA-binding transcription repressor ASH1 (similar to Saccharomyces cerevisiae ASH1 (YKL185W); ancestral locus Anc_4.283) produces MSSLYIKTPLHALSAGPESHANGSYYDDLLLPSFSNLSGSSNKNNVTENNVNSASPRKYSFHSLNVSPILPPMSLTNEILGKKSNTAPASPHHMAYNPISSLTPGNSPEFNKASLSQISFTNPLNYGSGLGLSSHSQFRLPLLDRLSSVSLSKRSEHPQQILPSLRHLQLLPSPLLQDNAARFPDTSQRTSNWKADLTHWCKDTNYQDYVKIREELAHFKPLSIPNLTNQINDGSKPSKSLHGELEPTETFKSQSPVNYTFARTKLIPSILEAKDQFKDLSNNAWSITPPVTPPMSPPTNRTMERTTFKGAGASFPAGKFSNSESIFNPIISEKLVQEVKQQRQLRAGSFFTPTTSHKKTNSFKALQIKKLLANRDILSNNSKSCIGKPSKNKISKQGSNNFGKTARQLVMKLDNPSYSSVSASSSPPPSTPTKNGKARSRSSSPVRPKTYTPSPRSPNYHRFALDSPPQSPRRSSNSSITKKGSRRSSGSSPIRHHARVCVSCNSSDSPCWRPSWSPRKQDQLCNSCGLRYKKTHTRCLNDLCRKIPTKGEINIMKSNGIDKEFVPERNCEIEGFRCLFCNYITETVEN; encoded by the coding sequence atgtcaagTCTATACATTAAAACACCGCTACATGCATTATCTGCTGGTCCAGAATCTCATGCAAATGGCTCTTATTATGATGATCTGTTACTGCCTTCGTTTTCCAACCTATCTGGTAGCAGTAATAAGAATAACGTCACTGAAAATAACGTAAATTCAGCTAGTCCTAGGAAATACTCCTTTCATTCGCTCAATGTATCGCCAATTTTACCTCCTATGTCTTTAACTAACGAGATACttggaaagaaatcaaatacTGCGCCTGCCTCGCCACATCATATGGCTTATAATCCAATTTCCTCATTAACGCCAGGCAATTCACCAGAGTTTAACAAGGCAAGTTTATCTCAAATCAGTTTTACTAATCCGTTGAATTATGGCTCTGGTTTAGGACTTTCTTCCCATTCACAATTTCGGTTGCCATTGCTGGACAGGTTATCATCGGTGTCATTATCTAAGAGATCAGAACATCCGCAACAAATTCTACCATCATTGAGGCATCTACAACTATTACCCAGTCCCCTCCTACAAGATAATGCAGCACGTTTCCCTGATACATCACAACGTACGTCTAATTGGAAGGCCGATCTTACTCATTGGTGTAAGGATACAAATTATCAAGATTATGTTAAAATACGCGAAGAACTGGCTCATTTCAAGCCATTAAGTATACCAAACTTAACTAATCAAATTAATGATGGCTCGAAACCCTCTAAAAGCCTTCATGGCGAATTAGAACCAACCGAGACATTCAAGTCTCAATCACCGGTTAATTATACATTTGCTCGTACCAAACTTATTCCTTCAATTCTAGAAGCAAAAGATCAATTTAAAGATCTTTCCAATAATGCATGGAGTATTACTCCTCCTGTCACCCCGCCAATGAGTCCACCGACCAACAGAACCATGGAACGCACAACATTTAAAGGGGCAGGTGCTTCTTTTCCTGCAGGAAAATTCAGCAATAGTGAGTCGATATTTAATCCCATTATTAGTGAAAAGTTAGTTCAAGAAGTTAAACAACAGAGACAACTAAGGGCAGGATCATTCTTCACACCAACTACCAGTCACAAGAAAACGAACAGTTTTAAAGCCttacaaataaaaaaattgcttGCAAATAGAGACATTCTATCGAATAATTCCAAATCATGTATAGGAAAACCATCTAAGAACAAAATCTCAAAGCAAGGATCAAACAATTTCGGAAAGACAGCGAGACAATTGGTTATGAAACTCGACAATCCTAGTTACAGCTCTGTTTCTGCATCTTCATCACCACCTCCTTCCACACCAACGAAAAACGGCAAGGCGAGATCAAGGTCATCTTCACCTGTGCGTCCCAAGACATACACTCCGAGTCCCAGATCACCCAATTATCATAGATTTGCTCTCGATTCCCCCCCACAAAGTCCTCGAAGgtcatcaaattcaagcATAACGAAAAAGGGGAGCAGAAGATCTAGTGGTTCATCGCCCATTCGCCACCACGCGAGAGTATGTGTATCATGTAATTCTAGTGATTCACCTTGTTGGAGGCCATCCTGGTCACCACGAAAGCAAGACCAACTCTGTAACTCTTGCGGCCTGCGATATAAGAAAACGCATACAAGATGTTTGAACGATTTATGTCGGAAGATCCCCACAAAGGGTGAAATAAACATTATGAAATCTAACGGAATAGATAAGGAATTCGTTCCCGAACGCAATTGCGAAATTGAAGGGTTTCGATGCTTATTCTGTAATTATATAACTGAAACTGTAGAGAATTGA
- the FAT3 gene encoding Fat3p (similar to Saccharomyces cerevisiae YKL187C and YLR413W; ancestral locus Anc_4.285), protein MQIGKHHGPLSKGTIWTILSVCLLFMFTTLILVIVATAGSTANYKPLTNIYIGEADIKHINVSKVIPQIGPILTILGSALTAPNSSLDDIFGAMKNIADTPALTPLLTLLSNAENTTVTIESLTELAPLAISGNPASSTRQLTEINGLLKYSDNSTETLDGLSKLVSASLSSGSSNSSSDSTTLVLDLLEDSDNPQNSTDALLALNNLTMSEKAQLLPVFRLFALSTNQTATLTALASLMNTTVPSSLAQTLLSQLQNTISNGGSLNSTFSALQPLVPQANAPAFGAVQLLLNTTTSSNQTLSTLSDLLENNVTQSSSAQKAFAALSQLMSNSSNSTMVVTSVQSLAAVTNTTQSTQQLIGLDAVISSSSNTNETLSILSELQSGLSGNSSSTKYIPYLFNLLGASNNPKTTFSSLVTLTSWAQENPQTFLPILDILADAKSVQPISAEELNAMTPNILEYLKIPIYYRLSIFTLCHANLENKILDCNSPHAVQNLDFRSIIYDALVTSDFQPYLNALNITANDLYLEGKLLHREHQYVPAVRSVLALNLLAIIFSFFTMIFIILLYFNRYMFKQPLWLIALALHVCVGVATILAAIIISVMIAIIKSGTADDKYGVVFKAGPAYAGLIWTAFALSFIATGLIIYTWWRNRRGGRYMSGTVMDRQGGEKYTYGDGAAISTQHHLDDDDDDYEAGAEKNANRNEITAIEGSSSTNNTDIDGSIGDRMDLSRPEVAPNVSNGPTVINNEHVIA, encoded by the coding sequence atgcAGATTGGAAAGCACCATGGTCCCCTATCGAAGGGGACAATTTGGACGATATTGTCTGTCTGTCTTCTTTTCATGTTCACTACACTAATCTTAGTCATTGTAGCTACAGCTGGTTCAACCGCAAACTACAAGCCCTTAAcgaatatatatatcggTGAGGCCGATATCAAACACATCAATGTGAGCAAGGTAATCCCTCAGATTGGTCCTATTTTGACCATACTGGGGTCGGCTTTGACGGCTCCGAACAGCTCCTTGGATGACATTTTTGGGGCGATGAAGAATATTGCGGATACTCCAGCACTAACGCCGTTATTAACGCTTCTGTCTAATGCTGAGAACACCACTGTTACTATCGAATCATTGACCGAGTTGGCTCCTTTAGCCATCAGCGGGAATCCGGCTTCCAGCACCAGACAGTTGACTGAGATTAATGGGTTGCTGAAGTATTCAGACAATTCTACTGAAACCCTGGATGGGCTATCGAAATTGGTCTCTGCTTCACTGTCTTCGGGGAGCTCTAACTCTTCCAGTGATTCCACTACTTTAGTTCTGGATCTGTTAGAAGATTCCGACAACCCACAAAATTCCACAGATGCATTACTAGCTCTGAATAATTTGACAATGTCAGAAAAGGCGCAATTATTGCCGGTTTTTAGACTTTTCGCTCTGTCTACGAATCAAACGGCTACACTGACAGCCCTGGCGAGCTTAATGAATACTACAGTTCCGTCCTCTTTGGCccaaacattattatccCAATTGCAAAACACAATCTCGAATGGCGGATCGTTGAATAGCACATTTAGTGCTTTACAACCGCTAGTTCCACAGGCCAATGCCCCTGCATTTGGTGCAGTGCAGCTACTGTTAAACACAACTACGTCTTCGAACCAGACTCTGAGCACCCTGTCCGATCTACTGGAAAACAACGTTACTCAGTCATCATCAGCACAAAAGGCGTTTGCTGCCTTGAGCCAATTGATGAGTAATTCAAGCAACTCAACCATGGTCGTCACTTCCGTCCAATCCTTGGCTGCAGTGACAAACACCACCCAATCTACCCAACAACTAATTGGACTGGATGCAGTGATAAGCTCCTCAAGTAACACCAACGAGACTTTGTCGATCTTGTCAGAATTACAATCTGGACTATCCGGTAACTCAAGCAGTACAAAATACATCCCATATTTGTTTAATCTTTTGGGAGCATCTAATAATCCTAAAACGACATTCTCATCCTTGGTAACGCTAACATCATGGGCTCAAGAAAACCCTCAGACCTTCTTACCCATTTTGGATATCCTAGCAGATGCTAAGTCTGTCCAACCAATCTCTGCAGAAGAACTAAACGCCATGACACCGAATATTTTGGAGTATTTGAAGATTCCGATATACTACCGTTTGTCCATTTTCACGCTATGTCACGCCAActtggaaaataaaatcctAGATTGCAACTCCCCACATGCTGTACAAAACTTAGATTTTAGATCTATTATCTATGACGCGTTAGTTACATCAGATTTCCAGCCATACTTGAACGCTCTGAACATTACCGCCAATGATCTATACTTGGAAGGGAAACTACTACACAGAGAGCACCAATATGTGCCAGCAGTGAGATCTGTTTTGGCTTTGAACCTATTGGCAATCatcttctccttctttaCCATGATTTTTATCATATTACTGTATTTTAACAGATACATGTTTAAACAACCACTGTGGCTAATTGCCCTAGCTTTACACGTTTGTGTTGGTGTAGCCACGATATTGGCGGCTATTATCATATCCGTTATGATTGCCATCATAAAGAGTGGTACCGCTGATGACAAATATGGTGTTGTATTTAAAGCTGGCCCCGCTTATGCGGGGCTGATTTGGACTGCTTTCGCATTGTCCTTTATCGCTACaggattgataatttaCACATGGTGGAGGAACAGGCGGGGTGGTCGCTATATGTCCGGAACCGTAATGGATAGACAGGGCGGCGAAAAGTACACATATGGAGATGGGGCTGCCATTTCAACACAGCATCACttggatgatgatgatgatgattatgAAGCTGGTGCCGAAAAGAATGCCAATCGTAATGAAATAACAGCTATTGAGGGCAGCAGCTCTACCAATAATACTGATATCGATGGAAGCATAGGCGATAGAATGGATCTAAGTCGCCCTGAAGTAGCTCCAAACGTTTCAAATGGACCTACCGTTATTAATAACGAGCATGTAATAGcttaa
- the HYM1 gene encoding Hym1p (similar to Saccharomyces cerevisiae HYM1 (YKL189W); ancestral locus Anc_4.289), whose translation MFKKYKNQDLDMAFWWKKNPKIPSDYARLIIEQLNKFGSPSLTQDNKRKVQEECTKYLIGTKHFIVGDTEPHPTPEAIDELYTAIHRADVFHELLLHFVDLEFEARRECMLIFSICLGYSKDNKFVTVDYLVSQPKTISLMLRTAEVALQQKGCQDIFLTVGNMIIECIKYEQLCRIILKDPQLWKFFEFAKLGNFEISTESLQILSAAFITHPKLVSKEFFSNESNIIRFIKCINKLMAHGSYVTKRQSTKLLASLIVIRSNNALMNIYINSPENLKLIMTLMTDKSKNLQLEAFNVFKVMVANPRKSKPVFDILVKNRDKLLTYFKTFGLDSQDSTFLDEREFIIQEIDSLPRIISSTIEVSTNNTSSSNVNNMNSPSSVINNQSSILTHSTTPDSR comes from the coding sequence ATGTTTAAGAAATACAAGAACCAAGACTTGGATATGGCATTTTGGTGGAAGAAGAACCCCAAGATTCCCTCCGATTATGCCAGGTTGATCATTGAGCAACTAAACAAATTCGGCTCTCCCTCATTAACCCAggataataaaagaaaggtACAAGAGGAGTGTACCAAATATTTAATCGGCACAAAACATTTTATTGTGGGAGATACGGAACCACATCCAACACCAGAAGCTATTGATGAACTTTACACTGCCATACATCGTGCTGACGTATTCCATGAGTTACTGCTTCATTTTGTAGATTTAGAATTTGAAGCAAGGAGGGAATGTATGCTCATTTTCTCTATATGCCTCGGGTACTCTAAGGATAATAAATTTGTCACCGTAGATTATTTAGTCTCTCAACCAAAGACCATATCCTTAATGTTGAGAACCGCAGAAGTAGCTCTACAACAAAAGGGTTGccaagatatttttttaacgGTAGGGAATATGATTATTGAATGTATCAAATATGAGCAACTTTGTAGGATCATTTTAAAGGACCCTCAACTATGGaagttctttgaatttgcaAAACTGGGTAATTTTGAGATTAGTACAGAATCCCTACAAATATTAAGTGCCGCATTTATCACACATCCCAAACTAGTTTCTAAGGAATTTTTCAGTAACGAGAGTAATATTATCAGGTTCATCAAATGCATTAACAAGCTAATGGCACATGGAAGCTACGTAACCAAGAGGCAAAGCACCAAGTTGTTGGCGTCATTAATTGTGATAAGATCTAATAACGCGTTgatgaatatatatattaattCTCCGGAAAATTTAAAGTTGATAATGACTttaatgactgacaaatcTAAAAACTTACAGCTTGAAGCTTTCAATGTGTTTAAGGTGATGGTAGCGAATCCAAGAAAGTCAAAACCtgtttttgatattcttgTTAAAAACAGAGACAAATTGCTGACATACTTTAAAACATTTGGTTTAGATTCTCAGGATTCTACATTCCTTGATGAAAGAGAATTCattattcaagaaattgattcCTTGCCCCGCATAATTTCTTCTACAATAGAGGTTTCTACCAATAATACATCTTCAAGTAACGTCAATAATATGAACTCACCATCATCGGTAATAAACAACCAATCATCAATCTTGACACATTCAACTACACCTGATTCAAGATAA
- the PXA2 gene encoding ATP-binding cassette long-chain fatty acid transporter PXA2 (similar to Saccharomyces cerevisiae PXA2 (YKL188C); ancestral locus Anc_4.287) — protein MISTASVFYRKHRVNLLRSSYIILLLATLYNSNSSSSNSKTGKKDSESTGSDNKKIREGKGAEADEEESSKEELTIISKNSTDLEDSTIPFDKENKIDHKVVQQKGKVDFLFKLLLHDKKCLILFITQAILLNIRTLLSLRVATLDGQLVSTLVKAQYANFAKILLGKWMILGIPASFINSLISYTTKLCAVTINRKLSEFLLSKYLSNHHTFYSVASAESVSEVQDNLTKDIYTFSMNSSLLLNQLLKPMLDLILCSFKLLTSNTSVMGEGTLALGLIVYASNSLLKLIQPNFTRLTMASASLESWFRSLHSNLHSSNEEIALLRGQKRELANVDYSFYRLVLFLNREIKARAIYDVATAFVIKYTWGAAGLVLCSIPIFFKNTPSEDNLGSKEPKNDMTADFITNRRLLVTASSSIGRFVELKRNIQQLRGIRLRLNNFNDLLDANKGDSDNKPNDEGCVVEYNDSIIRFENIPLVTPANQVLVPELSFDLKHGNHLLIIGPNGCGKSSLFRILGGLWPVRATPNKKHQSKLVMPRRTVDRDCAIFYLPQRPYMGNRSSFREQIIYPDTIEQFEEKYHDDYDTGDAELIKILQLLDLEDLVTENMSLVLAQRTSKNGAQQPSIDDNQSPCTIKIRDAFGIVRNWSEELTIGVQQRLAMARMYYHKPKFAVLDECTSAVAPEMEQKMYENAQKFGISLISVCHRTSLWHFHNYLLKFDGKGGYQFGPFNPQERLNNEEKLLELNAILDQQVPLWERKLKDLTIAKESNIIRKSETNLNLFEKIGEPKASKSNMLFNPNTEHRIISPTGKEASKRLPLFSESSSTASSNLLRNKKSMTKKSKNKKEQEKET, from the coding sequence ATGATCTCAACGGCCTCTGTTTTTTATCGGAAGCACAGAGTGAATTTGCTGCGTTCCTCATACATAATACTATTGCTAGCCACACTTTACAATTCAAACTCGAGTTCTAGCAATAGCAAAACCGGCAAAAAAGATTCTGAGTCAACGGGTTCTGATAATAAGAAGATCAGGGAAGGAAAAGGAGCAGAAgctgatgaagaagaaagtagCAAAGAAGAGTTAACGATAATTTCTAAAAATAGTACAGATTTAGAAGATAGTACAATTCCGTTcgacaaagaaaacaagattGACCATAAAGTCGTACAgcaaaaaggaaaagtaGACTTTTTGTTCAAACTTTTACTACATGATAAGAAGTGCCTTATCTTATTTATTACACAGGCTATTCTTTTAAATATTAGAACACTTTTGTCTCTTCGTGTGGCTACTTTGGATGGTCAGCTAGTTTCCACGTTAGTAAAAGCTCAATACGCAAATTTCGCAAAGATTTTATTAGGGAAATGGATGATCCTCGGAATTCCTGCTAGTTTtattaattctttgatcAGCTACACAACAAAGTTATGCGCTGTCACTATTAATAGGAAATTATCAGAGTTTTTGCTATCAAAGTATCTATCTAATCATCATACTTTCTATTCCGTAGCTTCTGCCGAATCTGTTTCAGAGGTTCAGGATAACTTAACAAAAGACATTTACACATTCTCAATGAATTCATCTTTACTGTTAAATCAGCTATTAAAGCCAATGTTAGACCTAATCCTCTGCTCATTCAAACTATTAACATCAAACACTAGTGTTATGGGTGAAGGTACTTTGGCACTGGGCTTGATTGTTTATGCCTCTAATTCTTTACTAAAATTGATTCAGCCGAACTTCACTAGGTTAACAATGGCAAGCGCATCTTTGGAAAGTTGGTTCAGATCTCTACACTCGAATCTGCATTCAAGTAATGAGGAAATTGCATTACTTAGAGGGCAAAAGAGAGAACTGGCAAATGTTGATTATTCATTTTACCGtttggttctttttctaaacAGAGAAATAAAGGCAAGAGCTATTTACGACGTTGCCACTGCATTTGTGATCAAATATACTTGGGGCGCTGCTGGCTTGGTATTGTGCTCGATCccaatatttttcaaaaataccCCAAGCGAAGACAACTTGGGGTCTAAGGAACCCAAGAATGATATGACAGCTGATTTTATCACGAATAGAAGATTATTGGTTACTGCATCTAGTTCTATAGGAAGATTTGTGGAACTAAAGAGAAATATCCAACAGTTACGCGGTATCAGATTGCGACTAAAcaatttcaatgatttgTTGGATGCAAATAAAGGTGATAGTGATAACAAACCGAACGATGAAGGGTGCGTAGTGGAATATAATGACTCAATAATAAGGTTTGAGAATATCCCTTTAGTAACACCTGCAAATCAAGTCTTAGTTCCCGAACTTAGCTTTGATTTGAAGCATGGGAACCACTTACTAATTATTGGGCCCAATGGGTGTGGTAAGTCATCACTATTCCGTATTCTTGGTGGGCTATGGCCGGTAAGGGCGACTCCCAATAAAAAACATCAATCAAAGCTAGTAATGCCGCGTAGAACTGTGGATAGGGATTGCGCAATCTTTTATCTACCTCAAAGACCATATATGGGAAATAGATCAAGTTTCAGGGAACAGATCATTTACCCAGACActattgaacaatttgaagaaaagtatcATGATGACTACGATACAGGCGATGCtgaattgataaaaattctTCAGTTGCTAGATTTGGAGGATTTGGTAACAGAAAATATGTCGCTTGTTCTGGCGCAAAGGACTTCCAAAAATGGCGCGCAGCAACCATCAATAGATGACAATCAATCACCATGCACCATCAAGATTCGTGATGCATTTGGTATTGTGAGAAACTGGTCCGAAGAATTAACGATTGGCGTTCAGCAAAGGCTGGCTATGGCAAGAATGTACTATCATAAACCTAAATTTGCCGTCCTCGATGAATGCACTTCTGCAGTAGCGCCTGAAATGGAACAAAAGATGTACGAAAATGCACAAAAATTTGGTATATCATTAATATCAGTTTGTCACAGAACAAGTCTATGGCATTTTCATAActatcttttgaaattcgATGGTAAAGGCGGATATCAATTTGGACCTTTTAACCCACAGGAAAGATTAAATAATGAGGAAAAATTGCTCGAGCTGAACGCCATATTAGATCAACAGGTGCCTCTATGGGAGAGAAAATTGAAGGATTTAACAATTGCTAAGGAATCAAACATCATTCGTAAATCAGAAACAAACCTGAACctttttgagaaaatcGGAGAACCGAAGGCGTCCAAATCTAATATGTTATTTAATCCAAACACGGAACATCGAATCATATCACCTACAGGGAAGGAGGCTAGCAAGAGATTACCACTATTTTCAGAATCATCGTCCACagcttcatcaaatttattaagaaacaaaaaaagtatgACTAAAAAgagtaaaaataaaaaggaacaagaaaaagagacaTAA
- the DPH2 gene encoding 2-(3-amino-3-carboxypropyl)histidine synthase (similar to Saccharomyces cerevisiae DPH2 (YKL191W); ancestral locus Anc_4.293): protein MEVAPALSTTQSDITFQKVDGREIDRSSYLGPDYNSDELMQLVSTYYNVEALVEYLKQHQGYQSVTLQFPDDLIKDSSMIIRSLQSRFDNETTKFWVLADTAYSACCVDEVAAEHVHANVVVHFGDACLNAIQNLPVVYSFGTPFLDLPLVVENFQRAFPDLSSKICLMANAPFSKHLAKLYSILKCDLHYKNIIYSQINTRMAEDECVTILDTFHVPEDVVQVGTFGSNSVLFGQYGKTESIVSEEYHLFHLTTPQEPRLLYLSTMFESIHIFDPALSGLVTGPFPSLMRRYKYMHVARTAGCIGILVNTLSLRNTRETINELVKLIKAREKKHYLFVVGKPNVAKLANFEDIDIWCILGCSQSGIIVDQFNEFYKPIITPYELNLALSEEVTWTGKWVVDFKDAIDEIEQNLDGDEVVSASAAADEPEFDVVTGRYTSMSRPLRALTHVELETADDNDSKQLTTKHTASGAVIKGTVSTSASALQNRSWKGLGSDFDSIEVDDTGADIEEGISGVARGYGFDREDAINKANK, encoded by the coding sequence ATGGAAGTTGCACCGGCATTGTCGACTACTCAGTCGGATATTACATTTCAGAAGGTAGACGGGCGCGAAATTGATAGGTCTTCGTATTTGGGCCCCGATTACAATAGCGATGAGCTCATGCAACTTGTCTCAACTTATTATAATGTCGAGGCTCTTGTGGAATACTTGAAACAACACCAGGGGTACCAAAGTGTAACTCTGCAATTTCCTGATGATCTGATCAAAGACTCTTCGATGATCATAAGGTCGCTGCAATCGAGATTTGACAACGAGACAACTAAGTTTTGGGTTTTAGCGGACACAGCGTACAGTGCATGCTGTGTAGACGAGGTTGCTGCTGAACACGTTCACGCAAACGTGGTTGTCCATTTTGGTGATGCGTGTTTGAACGCTATCCAAAACTTGCCCGTGGTTTACTCGTTCGGAACTCCATTTTTGGATTTACCATTAGTGGTGGAGAACTTCCAGAGGGCATTTCCGGATCTTTCCTCAAAAATATGTTTGATGGCAAACGCTCCATTTTCTAAGCATCTAGCAAAGCTGTACAGTATTTTAAAGTGCGATCTACActacaaaaatatcatatattCTCAAATAAACACTCGTATGGCAGAGGATGAGTGCGTAACTATACTTGATACCTTCCATGTTCCTGAAGATGTAGTTCAAGTAGGTACATTTGGAAGCAATAGCGTCCTATTTGGACAATATGGAAAAACCGAAAGCATCGTGTCCGAAGAGTACCatcttttccatttgaCCACTCCGCAGGAACCCAGATTACTGTATCTATCCACAATGTTCGAATCAATTCATATCTTCGATCCAGCCTTATCTGGTCTGGTTACAGGACCCTTTCCCTCTCTAATGAGGCGTTACAAGTACATGCATGTAGCAAGGACAGCGGGTTGCATAGGTATCCTGGTTAACACACTGTCGCTACGCAACACCAGAGAAACCATTAATGAACTGGTTAAACTTATCAAAGCTCGTGAGAAGAAGCATTACTTGTTCGTTGTTGGGAAGCCAAACGTGGCCAAACTGGCCAACTTTGAAGACATTGATATTTGGTGCATCCTCGGTTGTAGTCAAAGTGGTATTATCGTTGACCAATTCAACGAGTTTTACAAGCCTATCATTACACCCTACGAACTGAACTTGGCTTTGAGTGAAGAGGTCACTTGGACCGGAAAATGGGTTGTGGACTTTAAAGACgccattgatgaaattgagCAGAATTTGGATGGAGACGAAGTCGTTTCTGCTAGTGCTGCTGCCGATGAGCCAGAGTTTGATGTAGTTACAGGAAGATATACTAGCATGTCAAGACCACTGCGAGCGCTAACGCACGTGGAGTTGGAGACGGCTGACGACAACGATTCCAAACAACTAACTACAAAACATACCGCTTCAGGTGCTGTCATCAAAGGCACTGTCTCTACTTCAGCATCTGCACTACAAAATCGTTCGTGGAAGGGTCTGGGAAGTGACTTCGACTCCATTGAGGTTGATGATACTGGCGCCGATATAGAAGAAGGTATTTCTGGAGTTGCACGTGGATATGGGTTCGATCGCGAAGACGCTATAAACAAGGCGAACAAGTAA
- the MTR2 gene encoding Mtr2p (similar to Saccharomyces cerevisiae MTR2 (YKL186C); ancestral locus Anc_4.284): MNTNSNSMVMNDANQAQITATFTKKILAHLDDPDSNKLAQFVQLFNPNNCRIIFNATPFAQATVFLQMWQNQVVQTQHALTGIDYHAIPGSGTLICNVNCKVRFDESGRDKMGQDATIPIQPNNSGNRNRLNDMNKPRPLWGPYFGLSLQLIIDDRIFRNDFNGVISGFNYNMVYKPDDSLLKIQ, translated from the coding sequence ATGAACACCAACAGCAATAGTATGGTAATGAACGACGCAAACCAAGCCCAGATAACGGCTACATTCACGAAGAAGATATTGGCGCATTTGGATGATCCAGACTCCAATAAGTTAGCCCAATTCGTACAACTTTTCAATCCAAATAACTGTAGAATAATATTCAATGCTACACCCTTCGCGCAAGCGACAGTGTTTTTACAAATGTGGCAAAACCAAGTCGTACAAACACAACATGCTCTAACCGGAATAGACTATCACGCTATCCCAGGATCCGGCACATTGATATGCAACGTTAATTGCAAAGTCAGATTTGATGAAAGCGGCAGAGACAAGATGGGACAAGACGCGACAATTCCTATTCAACCAAATAACAGTGGGAACAGGAATCGACTTAACGATATGAACAAGCCAAGACCTCTCTGGGGTCCATATTTTGGCCTTTCCCTGCAGCTGATCATCGACGACCGTATATTCAGAAATGACTTCAATGGTGTCATATCGGGGTTTAACTATAACATGGTTTACAAACCCGATGATTCTCTTCTAAAAATCCAGTGA
- the CNB1 gene encoding calcineurin regulatory subunit B (similar to Saccharomyces cerevisiae CNB1 (YKL190W); ancestral locus Anc_4.292) translates to MGAAPSKIVDGLLEDTNFDRDEIERLRKRFMKLDRDSSGSIDKNEFMSIPGVSSNPLAGRIMEVFDADNSGDVDFQEFITGLSIFSGRGSKDEKLRFAFKIYDIDKDGFISNGELFIVLKIMVGSNLDDEQLQQIVDRTIMENDSDGDGRLSFEEFKNAIETTEVAKSLTLQYDV, encoded by the exons ATGGGTGCTGCTCCTTCCAAAATTGTCGATGGTCTTTTAGAGGATACAAATT TTGATAgagatgaaattgaaaggTTAAGGAAGAGGTTTATGAAGTTGGACAGGGATAGCTCTGGTtctattgataaaaatgagtTTATGAGCATTCCTGGTGTTTCATCAAATCCCCTTGCCGGGCGTATAATGGAGGTCTTCGATGCTGATAATAGTGGCGATGTTGATTTTCAGGAATTTATCACAGGACTATCCATCTTTAGTGGGCGTGGTTCTAAAGACGAAAAGTTAAGGTTTGCCTTTAAAATTTACGACATTGATAAAGACGGCTTCATCTCGAATGGTGAGTTATTCATCGTTCTGAAGATTATGGTAGGTTCAAATCTGGATGATGAGCAGCTTCAGCAGATAGTAGATAGGACAATAATGGAAAATGACAGCGATGGCGATGGACGTTtaagttttgaagaattcaaaaatgctATCGAAACCACTGAAGTAGCCAAGAGTCTAACATTGCAATATGACGTTTGA